The Agrobacterium cucumeris genomic interval GTTCGGTGCACATGACAATCTTGCCGGCCTTCGCCAGTTTTTCGGTTGGCTCGACGCTCTTCGTGATTCCCGAAGCCGCCTGGCTGTTTTCATATGCTTTGCCTTCGGATGGCTCCGCCGCCTTTGCTGCCGGTGCGATACAGACTCCGGCAAGAAGTAGATTCACGATCAATGCGTAAGAACGAATTCTCATTGTATTCCCCTTTCTTCTTCACGATGTTAGATCGTTTTCACTACGCGGGACGCATCTCCTGTGATCGAGAATTACGTCCAGGTGTTTTGGTTTCGGCAATGGGCGATGGTCGCTGGCTATTCTCCGCTGTTGTTGTCATGGACGCACCGCTAAGCTGTCATTGCTGCAAAAGCCGGTTTTCCTCCGCGAGTGCATTCGGGATTAAATCGAGCGTCGCTCTTTTGCTTTCCTTGATGAAGCGCGAAACCGTATTGCGTACGAGGGTTGCTCTGACCGAAGCGTCATAATCAAAAGAACGGACGGCCAGGGCAGCCCGGACGTCGATGGGCCAGATGGCGTCGAACGCCTGTCGCGTTTCACAATGCGAGAATCGGTTGTTGCCCTTGATCATGGCCGACCTGGCTGCCTCAGTGGCCTTCATATCGATCGTGAAGTCATCGCGAATTACCACCCCGTAGGCCGCGCGAGCTTTTTCAGCTGAGACGACGCCCCGCTTTACGTCCGCGAGCACAAGCTCGGGATCTCTCTCTGACGCTGGCCCAAACCCGCCCCCCGCCGGAGTGATCAGGCGGACGACGTCACCCCGCTTGAAGTGGAGAACGTCAATCTTGCCGATCTCACGTTCATCCTTCGTGTCGGGGTTGACGATGACGCGCGCGAGGGATCCGGCTTCGCCGCCCATGATACCCCATGGAGTGAATTTGAGCCGATCCATGCCGCGCACCGTCATGACGGCCTCAACGTCGGTGTTCTCCAGATCCAGGACCACCGAGGCGCCGCTGCGCCAACGACCCGGTGCCTGGCTGTCGATGACAAGGCCGTATCGTTGAACGCGCATGATAGTTTCGACTTCGATAGTCTCCGCCGGCACGGTCAAAAGTGAGCCCGACCGGTTGTCGACGCCATCGATACCGTCGTGTCCTATTTTACCGCCACCGCCGCCGCAAATTGGATTGATCACGCTCACACGCTTGCCGCCATGAAGACGGTCGCGTCCGGTGACCACGATGATCCCCGACATACCCGGGCCAGCTGCGGCCAGTCCTCCGGGGATTGCGGCGTTCAAGCAACCAAGCACAACGTCGTAGACGCGGGTCGACGCGGTGACGCGTGATCCGCCGGCGGCTGGGAAGTTCGCATTGATGATCGTTCCGCGGGGAGCGATGATCTTGACCGGCCGCAGAAGGCCACGGTTCCGGGGAGCGTCTGGCGCCTTTGTCAGGATATAGTAGATTAGCGATTGCAGGGTATAGGGATGTGTGGTCGAGCCAGTGACATAGTTGAAGGCTGCGAGGACCTGAGGATCCGTTCCGGTAAAATCAAACAGTAAATCGCTGCCGGTGACCGTCATCTTCGCATGGATATTGATGAATTCACCGGCCTTCATACCCTCAATGTAGTCGGCGAACTCGTAAATTCCGTCGGGAATTTCGGCGATAACCTCCCGGGCCCTCGCTTCTGATAGGGCGAGCGTTGCATCCATCCCGTCGATGACTTCCTGCGTCGAATACCGATCACAGAGTTGGCCGAGACGCACATCCATGCTCTTCATAGCAGAGAACATTGCTTGGATATCGCCCCACAGCTCCGATGAGATGCGGCTGTTATCGAGCAAAATGTTTCTGACGGCCTCGTTGAGAACTCCCTCGCGATACAGAAGCACGGGGCGGAGCCTCAGCCCCTCCTGAAATGTTTCCGTAAGTGTCGGCGCTATGCTTCCGGGAACCGCGCCGCCGATGTCTGAGGCATGCACGAAGGCCCATGCCAGCGCTATGAGCCGGCCGTCGCGGAAGATCGGATGCACCAGCGACACATCCATCATATGGGTGACCATGCCGTCGCTTGAGAATGGATCATTGGTTATGATGCAGTCTCCAGGCTTCAGGGAGGAAATTGGGATATCACCGAGACCGCCCTTGACCGACAGTCCGATGAAGGCGCTGACACCGGTATTTACGGGGTAGGCGAATGCTTCACCCTCAGCATTTGCCAATGCGCACTGGAAATCCTGAACGAGCTTCACGAAGGTTGTGTGAGCCGTACGCTGAAGGGTCGAGGATGCTTCTTCGACGATCGCGTTGAACCGGTTCGCCATGATTGCAGTTTGTACGGGATCCATTTTTACTGCCTCCGCGTCAGTGCGAGTGCGCCGGTTGCGAGGGCGCTCGCGTGAAATGCTGCTGGTACGAGGACGGTAGAATCGTCCTCCTCGATGACGCACGGCCCCTTGACCGTGCTGCCGACAGTCAGGTCCTTGCGCCGATAGGTGCTGGCGGAAGGATGGAGCTTTCCGGCAATGCGGATGTCGCGCTGCCCAACGGGCGCAATTTCAGCACGAGGCCCAAGTGGAGCGTGCTCGTCTGGAGGCATAGGCAGACTGCCCCGGACACGCACGCGCAGTTCAACGAACTCCACTGGCGCAGCCGTGTCGCAATGGCTGTAAAGCCGCAGATGCTCATCATGGAAACGATTGGCAATAGACGTAAGATCGGGAAATCTGCCATGACTGACAGGCACTGCGACCGCGACTTGGAATGACTGTCCCCTATATCTCAGCTCGGCCCAGAACTCGTGTTCCACCGAAACCAGTCGGGATCCGTCGATCTGGTTCGATAACCAGACCAGGGTCTCATCCTTGAGCTTTTCGAATTCCGCCGCCACGAGTTCGTCGGTGACGGTCGAACCCTGGATCACCGCAATGACATCGTGTGTAAGTGAAGTCACGACCCCGCCCCGAGCGCAGAAGACCGAGGGAGCGGGCGGCACGATGATCGAATTGATGCCGACCTCATCGGCCAGAAGCGGACCATGTAGCGCACCATTGCCGCCGAATAGCACGAGGGTGACGTTTTGCGGGTCGAGGCCATGGGCGGCAAGATAGGGCAGAATGCGGCTTACCATATTGGAGGTAGTCACCGACAAGCACGCGTCAGCCGCTTCGGCAGTCGAGACGCCGAGCTGCTGCGCCACGGAGGAGTAAGCAGAAGCGGCGCGATCGACATCGAGGCGCATCGCGCCCCCGAGGAAATTCTCGGCGTTCAGATAACCGCACAGGAGGTAGGCATCCGTAACCGTCGGCATGTCGCCGCCGCGGGCAAATGCAGCCGGTCCAGGAAAAGCGCCGGCACTCTCCGGACCGACTCGCAATGCAGGACCATTCAACCGCACCAGAGAACCGCCGCCGGCGCCGATCGCTTCAAT includes:
- a CDS encoding hydantoinase B/oxoprolinase family protein; protein product: MDPVQTAIMANRFNAIVEEASSTLQRTAHTTFVKLVQDFQCALANAEGEAFAYPVNTGVSAFIGLSVKGGLGDIPISSLKPGDCIITNDPFSSDGMVTHMMDVSLVHPIFRDGRLIALAWAFVHASDIGGAVPGSIAPTLTETFQEGLRLRPVLLYREGVLNEAVRNILLDNSRISSELWGDIQAMFSAMKSMDVRLGQLCDRYSTQEVIDGMDATLALSEARAREVIAEIPDGIYEFADYIEGMKAGEFINIHAKMTVTGSDLLFDFTGTDPQVLAAFNYVTGSTTHPYTLQSLIYYILTKAPDAPRNRGLLRPVKIIAPRGTIINANFPAAGGSRVTASTRVYDVVLGCLNAAIPGGLAAAGPGMSGIIVVTGRDRLHGGKRVSVINPICGGGGGKIGHDGIDGVDNRSGSLLTVPAETIEVETIMRVQRYGLVIDSQAPGRWRSGASVVLDLENTDVEAVMTVRGMDRLKFTPWGIMGGEAGSLARVIVNPDTKDEREIGKIDVLHFKRGDVVRLITPAGGGFGPASERDPELVLADVKRGVVSAEKARAAYGVVIRDDFTIDMKATEAARSAMIKGNNRFSHCETRQAFDAIWPIDVRAALAVRSFDYDASVRATLVRNTVSRFIKESKRATLDLIPNALAEENRLLQQ
- a CDS encoding hydantoinase/oxoprolinase family protein, which encodes MALVRIGVDIGGTFTDFVGWRADSGKGIKRLKVPSTPPNFAQGFQNGFEPLLEALEVEDGDEVIVMHGTTVSTNTVIERSAEPVALFVTEGFRDILELQRLRLKNPIDLFSSRALPLVPRNLVFEVPERLSADAEVLTVVDEGAVRKAVAAVRAEGVSSIAVVLLHSFRDPTHERKVRDIITAAAPEIDVCISSDIWPRMGEYERAVNATLNVYVKPRVKSYLHDIEQYVNSRLTSARLYVTRSNGGALGLADAMNFPVHTLLSGPASGITAAQTIASTNKHEYMLTFDMGGTSTDVSLVRQGQPTVTAQGAVGDFPITLPVTEIEAIGAGGGSLVRLNGPALRVGPESAGAFPGPAAFARGGDMPTVTDAYLLCGYLNAENFLGGAMRLDVDRAASAYSSVAQQLGVSTAEAADACLSVTTSNMVSRILPYLAAHGLDPQNVTLVLFGGNGALHGPLLADEVGINSIIVPPAPSVFCARGGVVTSLTHDVIAVIQGSTVTDELVAAEFEKLKDETLVWLSNQIDGSRLVSVEHEFWAELRYRGQSFQVAVAVPVSHGRFPDLTSIANRFHDEHLRLYSHCDTAAPVEFVELRVRVRGSLPMPPDEHAPLGPRAEIAPVGQRDIRIAGKLHPSASTYRRKDLTVGSTVKGPCVIEEDDSTVLVPAAFHASALATGALALTRRQ